One region of Stigmatella erecta genomic DNA includes:
- a CDS encoding carbohydrate-binding protein, translating into MKRGFPILMGLAISAPAFAAGETAQVWLTRKDLSQALQAQGNVVFGADASAGQTTLYVDEKTTYQTLDGIGASLTDSSAWLIKNKLSAANQAAVMAKLFDPVNGIGVSWLRQPMGASDFSSRGNYSYDDMPAGQRDDTNLSRFTLAHDQQYIIPLVKQALSLNPNLKVMLSPWSPPGWMKANDSMNGGTLNTSAYGQFALYFAKTVKGYEAAGIPIYALTIQNEPLHQTSGYPTMYMTAAEANNFIKYNLGPTLANQGLKTKVLGYDHNWDQPGYVQTLYADTSTYGYLAGSAWHFYGGNVETMSDIHYQYPEKDVYFTEGSSGTWITNLFEANITNEINIFRNWAKTYTDWNIALDTNRGPTNGGCTTCLGLVTINQATGQATYTSTYYAMGHISKFVVPGAKRIASSGFTKGLFNVAFKNPDGSKSLIVYNQNGASTPFAVKWGNASFTYTLPATSIATFKWTGTQAGDTAIRSGDRLLASSYHEGRGVRLESTTDAGGGQAIGFTSSGSFLRFENVDLTNVTSVSARVANGGSNATLELRTDSVTGPLLGTVAANVTGGWQTWVTNTASLTGASGVKDLYVVFRGSTNLNWLQFGGGTSQPPTGNLLTNPGFEAGTLSGWSDWHPTTQAAAAHQVDSDTPRASSFKLTHYAGTAYQQTTFQAVSVPNGTYRASVWVRSGGGQTNLRLEASNHGGGNTLYSTDLGGTASPSTWTQLSIPNIPVTTGTVTIGIHSNAAAGNWAAFDDVELTRQ; encoded by the coding sequence ATGAAGCGAGGCTTTCCCATCCTCATGGGCCTGGCCATCAGCGCCCCCGCGTTCGCCGCCGGCGAGACGGCCCAGGTGTGGCTCACCCGGAAGGACCTGTCCCAGGCGCTGCAAGCGCAGGGCAACGTGGTGTTCGGCGCGGATGCCAGCGCCGGGCAGACGACCCTCTACGTGGACGAGAAGACCACCTACCAGACGCTGGATGGCATCGGCGCGTCGCTGACCGACTCCTCGGCCTGGCTCATCAAGAACAAGCTGAGCGCGGCCAACCAGGCCGCGGTGATGGCCAAGCTGTTCGATCCGGTCAACGGCATCGGCGTCTCCTGGCTGCGCCAGCCGATGGGGGCCTCGGACTTCTCCTCGCGCGGCAACTACTCGTATGACGACATGCCGGCCGGACAGCGGGATGACACGAACCTGTCCCGGTTCACCCTGGCCCATGATCAGCAATACATCATCCCGCTGGTGAAGCAGGCCCTGAGCCTGAACCCGAACCTCAAGGTGATGCTCTCGCCGTGGAGCCCGCCGGGGTGGATGAAGGCGAACGACTCGATGAACGGCGGGACGCTGAACACCAGCGCCTACGGCCAGTTCGCCCTGTACTTCGCCAAGACGGTGAAGGGCTACGAGGCGGCGGGCATCCCCATCTACGCGCTGACCATCCAGAACGAGCCGCTGCACCAGACCTCGGGCTACCCGACGATGTACATGACGGCCGCCGAGGCGAACAACTTCATCAAGTACAACCTGGGGCCGACGCTGGCCAACCAGGGCCTCAAGACGAAGGTGCTCGGCTATGACCACAACTGGGATCAGCCGGGCTACGTCCAGACGCTCTACGCGGACACGTCCACGTACGGCTACCTCGCGGGCTCCGCCTGGCACTTCTACGGCGGCAACGTCGAGACGATGAGCGACATCCACTACCAGTACCCCGAGAAGGACGTCTACTTCACGGAGGGCTCCAGCGGGACGTGGATCACCAACCTCTTCGAGGCGAACATCACCAACGAGATCAACATCTTCCGCAACTGGGCGAAGACGTACACGGACTGGAACATCGCGCTCGACACGAATCGGGGTCCCACCAACGGCGGATGCACGACGTGCCTGGGGCTGGTGACCATCAACCAGGCCACGGGCCAGGCCACCTACACGTCCACGTATTACGCGATGGGACACATCAGCAAGTTCGTCGTCCCGGGCGCCAAGCGCATCGCCTCCTCGGGCTTCACGAAGGGGCTCTTCAACGTCGCGTTCAAGAACCCGGACGGCTCCAAGTCCCTCATCGTCTACAACCAGAACGGCGCGAGCACCCCGTTCGCGGTGAAGTGGGGCAACGCCTCGTTCACTTACACGCTGCCGGCCACGTCCATCGCCACGTTCAAGTGGACGGGCACCCAGGCGGGTGACACGGCGATCCGCTCGGGGGACCGGCTCCTCGCCTCGTCCTACCACGAGGGGCGCGGCGTGCGGCTGGAGAGCACCACCGACGCGGGCGGGGGCCAGGCCATCGGGTTCACGTCCTCGGGCAGCTTCCTGCGGTTCGAGAACGTGGACCTGACGAACGTCACCTCCGTCAGCGCCCGCGTGGCGAACGGCGGCTCGAATGCGACGCTGGAGCTGCGGACCGACAGCGTCACGGGCCCGCTGCTGGGCACCGTGGCCGCCAACGTCACGGGCGGCTGGCAGACGTGGGTGACGAACACCGCGTCCCTGACGGGGGCCTCGGGGGTGAAGGACCTGTACGTGGTGTTCCGGGGCAGCACCAACCTGAACTGGCTGCAGTTCGGCGGGGGCACCTCGCAGCCGCCCACGGGCAACCTGCTCACCAACCCGGGCTTCGAGGCGGGCACGCTGAGCGGCTGGTCGGACTGGCACCCCACCACGCAGGCCGCCGCCGCGCACCAGGTGGACTCGGACACGCCCCGCGCGAGCAGCTTCAAGCTGACGCACTACGCGGGCACCGCCTACCAGCAGACGACGTTCCAGGCGGTCAGCGTGCCCAATGGCACGTACCGGGCCAGCGTGTGGGTGCGCTCCGGAGGCGGACAGACGAACCTGCGCCTGGAGGCGAGCAACCACGGTGGGGGCAACACCCTGTACAGCACGGACCTCGGCGGCACCGCGTCGCCCAGCACCTGGACGCAGCTGAGCATCCCGAACATCCCCGTGACGACGGGCACGGTGACGATTGGCATCCACTCGAACGCGGCCGCGGGCAACTGGGCGGCGTTCGATGATGTCGAGCTGACGCGGCAGTAG
- a CDS encoding DUF3574 domain-containing protein, producing the protein MRPVSAPVSVLSKRSLGLLLVLGLSLAACGDEEAACAVGSEMQLTELFFGRNRQNAAPVSETEWQGFVDTSVTPRFQDGLTMFDADGQYRMSDGTLVREESKVLILLHDGSTARSRDIDTIRDEYKRQFSQESVLRMDSPACVSF; encoded by the coding sequence ATGCGTCCTGTGTCCGCCCCTGTCTCCGTCCTGTCGAAGCGTTCCCTGGGGCTCCTGCTGGTGCTGGGCCTGTCCCTGGCCGCGTGTGGAGACGAGGAGGCGGCCTGCGCCGTGGGCTCGGAGATGCAGCTCACGGAGCTGTTCTTTGGACGGAACCGGCAGAACGCGGCACCCGTGAGTGAGACGGAGTGGCAAGGATTCGTCGATACCTCCGTCACCCCGCGCTTCCAGGATGGGCTGACGATGTTCGATGCCGACGGCCAGTACCGCATGAGCGACGGCACCCTGGTCCGCGAGGAAAGCAAGGTCCTCATCCTGCTGCACGACGGCAGCACGGCCCGCTCGCGAGACATCGACACCATTCGCGACGAGTACAAGCGGCAATTCTCCCAGGAGTCCGTCCTGCGGATGGACTCCCCTGCCTGCGTTTCCTTTTAA
- a CDS encoding jacalin-like lectin has translation MKKTTSLLTLSVACAAFLSACGPEGELPQEAASENTELASGNQEAPEGAQLGTGRSKLAVTNITSSLEVHGGWGGGWGSMGCMSGYVAVGITGRSGLHVDQLSLICAYLNTDGSLGPQYTTSGFGGSGGSFFWSQCPAGQAVVGFHGGAGQYLDRLGVHCASVNSWRTATAVQYSTVAAGGSGGGSFSEIAPLSYVVTSLNLRGGLFVDQFQGVASLIAQ, from the coding sequence ATGAAGAAGACCACGTCCCTGTTGACCCTGTCCGTTGCTTGCGCCGCCTTCCTGTCCGCCTGTGGTCCCGAGGGAGAGCTGCCTCAGGAGGCCGCCTCCGAGAACACCGAGCTGGCTTCGGGCAACCAGGAGGCTCCCGAGGGAGCGCAGCTGGGGACCGGGCGGTCCAAGCTCGCCGTGACGAACATCACAAGCTCCCTCGAAGTGCACGGAGGCTGGGGGGGAGGCTGGGGATCCATGGGCTGCATGTCGGGCTATGTCGCCGTCGGGATCACTGGCCGCAGCGGTTTGCACGTCGACCAGTTGTCGCTCATCTGCGCGTACCTGAACACGGACGGGAGCCTGGGGCCCCAGTACACGACCAGTGGCTTCGGTGGTTCGGGCGGCTCATTCTTCTGGAGCCAGTGCCCGGCAGGGCAGGCCGTGGTGGGATTCCACGGTGGCGCTGGCCAGTACCTGGACCGGTTGGGTGTCCACTGCGCCAGCGTCAACAGCTGGCGCACCGCCACTGCAGTGCAATACAGCACGGTGGCGGCGGGAGGCAGCGGGGGCGGCTCCTTCAGCGAGATCGCCCCCCTCTCCTACGTGGTGACGTCGCTCAACCTGCGCGGCGGCCTGTTCGTCGATCAGTTCCAGGGCGTCGCTTCCCTCATCGCCCAATAG
- a CDS encoding cytochrome P450 family protein — MSTPEGPYELWSPEVTTNPFPLYARMRRETAVARSRHPSMEGPIWVVCRYQAAVDFLKDPRFAKSKQALSKESQRRYFRVSSLKHLDQHMLSADPPMHTRLRSLVAQAFTLRRVEALRPRITAIAHQLLDRLPPQGHVDLLDAFAFPLPITVIAELLGVPVEDQDRFREWTTTFLTPPKDGDLAPLRRMAQEFQAYLQDFLARRRADPQDDLASAMLAAEEQGDRLTPEELMSMVFLLLVAGHETTVNLIGNGVWALLQHPGQLERLRAEPALLDSAVEEMLRYCGPVRHSTSRFTTEATEFHGQHIPAGQMLVAGLLSANRDGGVFPEPERFDIGRQPNRHIAFGSGIHFCLGAPLALLEARVSFRLLLERLPGLRFAVDPATLRWRDSLLIHGLERLPVTF; from the coding sequence GTGAGCACTCCGGAAGGTCCCTATGAGCTGTGGTCTCCGGAGGTCACCACCAACCCCTTCCCGCTGTATGCCCGGATGCGGCGGGAGACGGCCGTGGCCCGCTCGCGCCACCCCTCCATGGAGGGGCCCATCTGGGTGGTGTGCCGCTACCAGGCCGCGGTGGACTTCCTGAAGGATCCCCGCTTCGCCAAGAGCAAGCAGGCGCTCAGCAAGGAGTCCCAGCGGCGGTACTTCCGGGTGAGCTCGCTCAAGCACCTGGACCAGCACATGCTCAGCGCGGACCCGCCCATGCACACCCGGCTGCGCTCGCTGGTGGCGCAGGCCTTCACCCTGCGCCGGGTGGAGGCCTTGCGCCCGCGCATCACCGCCATCGCCCACCAGCTGCTGGACCGCCTTCCGCCTCAGGGGCACGTGGACCTGCTGGATGCCTTTGCCTTTCCCCTGCCCATCACGGTCATCGCGGAGCTGCTGGGCGTGCCCGTGGAGGACCAGGACCGCTTCCGCGAGTGGACCACCACCTTCCTCACCCCGCCGAAGGACGGAGACCTGGCGCCCCTGCGCCGCATGGCCCAGGAGTTCCAGGCCTACCTCCAGGACTTCCTCGCCCGGCGCCGGGCCGACCCGCAGGATGACCTGGCCAGCGCGATGCTCGCCGCCGAGGAGCAGGGCGACCGGCTCACCCCCGAGGAGCTGATGAGCATGGTGTTCCTGCTCCTGGTGGCCGGCCACGAGACGACGGTGAACCTCATCGGCAATGGCGTCTGGGCGCTGCTCCAGCACCCCGGGCAGCTCGAGCGGCTGCGCGCCGAGCCCGCGCTGCTCGACTCCGCCGTGGAGGAGATGCTGCGCTACTGCGGCCCGGTGCGGCACTCCACCAGCCGCTTCACCACCGAGGCCACCGAGTTCCATGGGCAGCACATCCCCGCCGGGCAGATGCTCGTGGCGGGGCTGCTGTCCGCCAACCGCGACGGCGGCGTGTTCCCCGAGCCGGAGCGCTTCGACATCGGCCGCCAGCCCAACCGGCACATCGCCTTCGGCTCGGGCATCCACTTCTGCCTGGGGGCCCCGCTGGCGCTGCTGGAGGCCCGGGTGTCCTTCCGCCTGTTACTGGAGCGGCTGCCCGGGCTGCGCTTCGCGGTGGACCCCGCCACGCTGCGGTGGCGCGACAGCCTGCTCATCCACGGTCTGGAGCGGCTGCCCGTGACTTTTTGA
- a CDS encoding iron-containing redox enzyme family protein — MWEQREAGMEVEAGAGNRLDGQARELDSGLLHQLLLRFNRGRLNPSCPQEDWEAEVMREARLRCLEGAFVEAEREAIAGWAAEAPEDPDAFVAWFEDLKQTGPGQGDPLFEWLAREAPLEPFRWFLTQEVAGEAGFDDLVAMTQVKLPTRAKLELARNYWDEMGRGREDAMHGPMLEGLAKALALHPTDEDTVWEAHALANLLVAFAANRRYTYHSVGALGAVELTAPGRALCVNEGLQRLGFGMPVRRYYALHSTLDVKHSEAWNKEVLRPLVAENPRVARPIAEGALMRLRAGARCFERYRQELGLTPKPD, encoded by the coding sequence ATGTGGGAGCAACGAGAGGCTGGGATGGAGGTCGAGGCAGGCGCTGGCAACCGCCTCGATGGGCAGGCAAGGGAGCTGGACTCCGGCCTGCTCCACCAGCTCCTGTTGCGCTTCAACCGGGGCCGGTTGAACCCGTCCTGTCCTCAGGAGGACTGGGAAGCGGAGGTCATGCGGGAGGCCCGCTTGCGGTGCCTGGAAGGGGCCTTCGTGGAGGCCGAGCGCGAGGCCATCGCCGGGTGGGCCGCCGAGGCGCCGGAGGATCCGGATGCGTTCGTGGCCTGGTTCGAGGACCTGAAGCAGACGGGGCCTGGGCAGGGGGATCCGCTGTTCGAGTGGCTGGCCCGGGAGGCGCCGCTGGAGCCGTTCCGCTGGTTCCTCACGCAGGAGGTGGCGGGCGAGGCGGGCTTCGATGATCTCGTGGCGATGACGCAGGTGAAGCTGCCCACGCGGGCCAAGCTGGAGCTGGCGCGCAACTACTGGGACGAGATGGGGCGGGGCCGCGAGGACGCGATGCATGGGCCCATGCTGGAGGGGCTCGCGAAGGCGTTGGCGCTGCACCCCACGGACGAGGACACGGTGTGGGAGGCGCACGCGCTGGCGAACCTGCTGGTGGCCTTCGCGGCGAACCGCCGCTACACGTACCACTCGGTGGGGGCGCTCGGCGCGGTGGAGCTGACGGCCCCGGGGCGCGCGCTGTGCGTCAACGAGGGGCTCCAGCGGCTCGGGTTCGGGATGCCGGTGCGGCGCTACTACGCGCTGCACTCCACGCTGGACGTGAAGCACTCGGAGGCGTGGAACAAGGAGGTGCTCCGGCCGCTGGTGGCGGAGAACCCCCGCGTGGCGCGCCCCATCGCGGAGGGCGCGCTGATGCGCCTCCGGGCCGGGGCCCGCTGCTTCGAGCGCTACCGCCAGGAACTGGGGCTCACCCCGAAGCCGGACTGA
- a CDS encoding aldo/keto reductase, giving the protein MTAATSLPAAAAGTFRLGDTVIHRMGFGAMRITGQGIWGEPRDLEESRRVLRRAVELGIQLIDTADSYGPEVSERIIGETLHPYAKGLLIATKGGLTRSGPNGWHANCHPEHLTKALEGSLRRLRVERIDVYQLHTVDPQVPFEESVGTLARLREQGKIRHVALSNVSVEQLRQARKIVPIVSVQNRYNLTNRRSEDVLVECEKEGIGFLPWSPLSASALATEGSPLLQAAQRHHVTPGQLALAWLLHRSPVMLPIPGTSSVKHLEENTAAATVKLTPEEVRALE; this is encoded by the coding sequence ATGACTGCCGCCACTTCACTTCCCGCCGCCGCCGCCGGGACCTTTCGTCTCGGCGACACGGTCATCCACCGCATGGGCTTCGGCGCCATGCGCATCACCGGTCAGGGCATCTGGGGCGAGCCCCGGGACCTGGAGGAGTCCCGGCGGGTGCTCCGCCGCGCGGTGGAACTGGGCATCCAGCTCATCGACACGGCGGACTCCTACGGGCCCGAGGTGTCCGAGCGCATCATCGGCGAGACGCTCCACCCGTACGCGAAGGGATTGCTCATCGCCACCAAGGGGGGACTGACCCGGAGCGGTCCCAACGGCTGGCACGCCAACTGCCATCCCGAGCACCTCACGAAGGCGCTGGAGGGGAGCCTGAGGCGGCTGCGCGTGGAGCGCATCGACGTGTACCAGTTGCACACGGTGGACCCTCAGGTGCCATTCGAGGAGTCGGTGGGCACCCTGGCGCGGCTGCGCGAGCAGGGGAAGATCCGCCACGTGGCGCTCTCGAACGTCTCGGTGGAGCAGCTCCGGCAAGCACGGAAGATCGTCCCCATTGTCTCGGTACAGAACCGCTACAACCTGACGAACCGGCGCAGCGAGGACGTGCTGGTGGAGTGCGAGAAGGAGGGCATCGGCTTCCTGCCCTGGTCTCCGCTCTCCGCGAGCGCCCTGGCCACGGAAGGCAGCCCGCTGCTCCAGGCAGCGCAGCGGCACCACGTCACGCCAGGACAGCTGGCGCTCGCGTGGCTGCTGCACCGCTCACCGGTGATGCTGCCCATTCCAGGCACTTCCTCCGTGAAGCACCTGGAGGAGAACACAGCGGCCGCCACGGTGAAGCTGACGCCCGAGGAAGTCCGCGCGCTGGAATAG
- a CDS encoding acyl-CoA dehydrogenase family protein codes for MDFEPSAKAKDYLDRVKRFMNEHILPVEGRYWEEVHAAQAGGDWRRWKVPALMEELKARARAEGLWNLFLPDAKLGAGLSTLEYAPIAEETGRSFLAPEVFNCNAPDTGNMEVLWKYGSEEQQQRWLTPLLAGDIRSVFCMTEPDVASSDATNMGATAIVEGDTVVLNGKKWWSSGLGNPRAKVAIFMGRTPEASAGRHHQHSMVLVPLDAPGVTIQRMLPVYGDYDAPHGHGEVHFENVRLPLSAIIAGPGKGFEIAQGRLGPGRIHHCMRCIGAAERALELMIDRGMSRTAFGKPLLNLGGNRERVAEARVAIDQARLLTLYAAWKLDAVGAMGAMSEISAIKVVAPNVLQKVVDDAIQIHGGAGVSRDTPLAGFFAQARSLRIADGPDEVHKGVIARIELSKRGFSKGS; via the coding sequence ATGGATTTCGAACCCAGCGCCAAGGCCAAGGACTACCTGGATCGCGTGAAGCGGTTCATGAACGAGCACATCCTCCCGGTGGAGGGGCGCTACTGGGAAGAGGTCCACGCGGCCCAGGCGGGCGGGGACTGGCGGCGGTGGAAGGTGCCCGCGCTGATGGAGGAGCTGAAGGCGCGCGCCCGGGCCGAAGGGCTGTGGAACCTGTTCCTGCCGGACGCGAAGCTTGGCGCGGGCCTGAGCACCCTGGAGTACGCGCCCATCGCGGAGGAGACGGGCCGCAGCTTCCTGGCGCCCGAGGTCTTCAACTGCAACGCCCCGGACACCGGCAACATGGAGGTGCTCTGGAAGTACGGCTCCGAGGAGCAGCAGCAGCGCTGGCTCACGCCGCTGCTGGCCGGAGACATCCGCTCGGTGTTCTGCATGACGGAGCCCGATGTGGCCTCCTCGGACGCCACCAACATGGGCGCCACCGCCATCGTGGAAGGGGACACGGTGGTGCTCAACGGCAAGAAGTGGTGGTCCAGCGGCCTGGGCAACCCGCGGGCGAAGGTCGCCATCTTCATGGGCCGGACGCCGGAGGCCTCGGCGGGCCGCCACCACCAGCACTCCATGGTGCTCGTGCCCCTGGACGCGCCGGGCGTCACCATCCAGCGCATGTTGCCGGTCTACGGCGACTACGACGCGCCCCACGGCCACGGCGAGGTGCACTTCGAGAACGTGCGCCTGCCCCTCTCCGCCATCATCGCGGGCCCGGGCAAGGGCTTCGAGATCGCCCAAGGCCGGCTCGGCCCGGGCCGCATCCACCACTGCATGCGCTGCATCGGCGCGGCGGAGCGGGCGCTGGAGCTGATGATCGACCGGGGCATGAGCCGCACCGCCTTCGGCAAGCCCCTGCTCAACCTGGGCGGCAACCGCGAGCGCGTGGCCGAGGCGCGGGTGGCCATCGACCAGGCGCGCCTGCTGACGCTCTATGCCGCCTGGAAGCTGGACGCGGTGGGCGCGATGGGGGCGATGAGTGAGATCTCCGCCATCAAGGTCGTCGCGCCCAACGTGCTCCAGAAGGTGGTGGATGACGCCATCCAGATTCACGGCGGGGCGGGCGTGTCGCGGGACACGCCGCTGGCGGGCTTCTTCGCCCAGGCGCGCAGCCTGCGCATCGCCGATGGACCGGACGAGGTCCACAAGGGCGTCATCGCCCGCATCGAACTCTCCAAACGCGGTTTTTCCAAGGGCTCCTGA
- a CDS encoding SDR family oxidoreductase, with protein MSGQRIFITGGASGLGRSLALRFARAGWKVCIGDIHEARGAEVLEELKALGAQALSLPCDVRREEDLRAVAERLEADWGGVDVVVNNAGVAQAGAIEDVPLDDWQWIIDINLLGVVRGCKVFTPLFKRQGHGHFVNVASMAGLLDAPMMSSYNATKAAVVSLSETLQNELHSHGISVSVVCPAFFKTNLAESMRVTHPRFQATVGKLFARSKVTAEHVAEEIFTAVKKHSFFVLPHKDSRYIWRLKRFLPREVYAPLMRRSTRRMR; from the coding sequence ATGAGCGGACAGCGGATCTTCATCACCGGAGGCGCCAGTGGGCTGGGGCGCTCGCTCGCGCTGCGCTTCGCCCGCGCGGGCTGGAAGGTGTGCATCGGGGACATCCACGAAGCGCGGGGGGCGGAGGTCCTGGAGGAGCTGAAGGCGCTGGGCGCCCAGGCCCTGTCCCTGCCCTGCGACGTGCGGCGCGAGGAGGACCTGCGCGCCGTGGCGGAGCGGCTGGAGGCGGACTGGGGCGGGGTGGACGTGGTGGTGAACAACGCGGGCGTCGCCCAGGCGGGGGCCATCGAGGATGTGCCGCTCGATGACTGGCAGTGGATCATCGACATCAACCTGCTGGGCGTGGTGCGCGGCTGCAAGGTGTTCACGCCGCTGTTCAAGCGGCAGGGCCACGGCCACTTCGTCAACGTGGCCTCGATGGCCGGGCTGCTCGATGCGCCCATGATGAGCAGCTACAACGCCACCAAGGCCGCCGTCGTCTCGCTGTCGGAGACGCTCCAGAACGAGCTGCACTCCCACGGCATCTCCGTCAGCGTCGTCTGCCCGGCCTTCTTCAAGACGAACCTGGCGGAGTCCATGCGCGTGACGCACCCCCGGTTCCAGGCGACGGTGGGCAAGCTCTTCGCCCGCTCCAAGGTCACCGCGGAGCATGTGGCCGAGGAGATCTTCACGGCGGTGAAGAAGCACAGCTTCTTCGTGCTGCCGCACAAGGACAGCCGGTACATCTGGCGGCTGAAGCGCTTCCTTCCGCGGGAAGTCTATGCTCCGCTCATGAGGAGGAGCACGCGCCGGATGCGCTAG
- a CDS encoding methyltransferase: MTIQDEPLLQLGRALRDSGYHFITVTPEAHRRVNERPSAQTARTVRDVFGWSRPFQPEVLPAHLLGLLERAEMVEHLTNGWLRSLVRFSTLGGGLYLHDAYPTLAEDSVFFGPDTYRFASLLARVPGRFRRAVDLGCGSGAGGLSLAGRVDSLVLSDVSTRALRFSRINASLNGVSGVECTRSDGLRAIPGDVDLVMANPPYLVDEGSRTYRHGGGSYGIELSVRFTREALERLGPGGTFVLYSGTPVVDGEDQLKAALLPFLQRPGVQAHYEELDPDVFSEELEKRPYANVERLAVVALVATRSA, translated from the coding sequence GTGACCATCCAGGACGAACCCCTGCTGCAGCTGGGCCGCGCGCTGCGCGACTCGGGCTACCACTTCATCACCGTGACGCCCGAGGCCCACCGCCGCGTCAACGAGCGGCCCTCCGCCCAGACGGCCCGCACCGTGCGGGACGTGTTTGGCTGGAGCCGCCCCTTCCAGCCGGAGGTGCTGCCCGCGCACCTGCTGGGGCTGCTGGAGCGCGCGGAGATGGTGGAGCACCTGACGAATGGCTGGCTGCGCAGCCTCGTGCGCTTCTCCACCCTCGGCGGGGGGCTCTACCTGCACGATGCCTACCCCACCCTGGCGGAGGACTCCGTCTTCTTCGGGCCCGACACGTACCGCTTCGCCTCGCTGCTCGCGCGCGTGCCCGGGCGCTTCCGGCGCGCGGTGGACCTGGGCTGCGGCTCCGGGGCGGGCGGGCTGTCGCTCGCGGGCCGGGTGGACTCGCTCGTCCTGTCCGACGTGAGCACGCGCGCCCTGCGCTTCTCGCGCATCAACGCCTCGCTCAACGGGGTGTCCGGCGTGGAGTGCACGCGGAGCGATGGGCTGCGGGCGATTCCGGGAGACGTGGACCTGGTGATGGCCAACCCGCCGTACCTCGTGGACGAGGGCTCGCGCACGTACCGCCACGGCGGGGGCAGCTATGGCATCGAGCTGTCCGTGCGCTTCACGCGCGAGGCCCTGGAGCGCCTGGGGCCCGGCGGCACGTTCGTCCTCTACAGCGGCACCCCCGTGGTGGACGGAGAGGATCAGCTCAAGGCCGCCCTGCTGCCCTTCCTGCAGCGGCCCGGCGTGCAGGCCCATTACGAGGAGCTGGATCCCGACGTCTTCAGCGAGGAGCTGGAGAAGCGCCCTTACGCCAACGTGGAGCGCCTCGCGGTGGTGGCGCTCGTGGCGACCCGTTCCGCGTGA
- a CDS encoding phosphotransferase family protein: MSSTPPTDEARAVRPGEELDLPAVDTWLKAQVPSLEGTPQVTQYSGGASNWTYRLQYANRDLILRRPPAGTKAKSAHDMGREFSVQQALKSAYPAVPTMVALCQDPAVLGAEFYVMERIAGLIPRARMPSGLQLEPAQTRQLCLNVIDKLIELHRVDPGAVGLASLGKGKGYPRRQIEGWSDRFEKAHTWNVPRFRAVRRWLEEHTPEDIATCVIHNDWRFDNVVLDPQRPTEVIGVLDWEMATLGDPLMDLGSALAYWVHADDDLVLRTTRRQPTHLPGMLRREEVVAYYLERTGLKPANWTFYEVYGLFRLAVIVQQIYYRYHHRQTRNPAFKHFWVIVNYLHWRCRRLIKKSRAAAPDRG; the protein is encoded by the coding sequence ATGTCATCCACGCCGCCCACTGACGAGGCCCGGGCCGTCCGTCCCGGAGAGGAGCTGGACCTGCCCGCCGTCGATACCTGGCTCAAGGCCCAGGTGCCGTCGCTCGAAGGCACGCCCCAGGTCACCCAGTACTCCGGGGGGGCCTCGAACTGGACCTACCGGCTCCAGTACGCGAACCGGGATCTCATCCTGCGCCGGCCGCCGGCGGGCACCAAGGCCAAGTCCGCGCACGACATGGGGCGCGAGTTCTCGGTGCAGCAGGCGCTCAAGTCCGCCTATCCGGCCGTGCCCACCATGGTGGCGCTGTGCCAGGACCCGGCCGTGCTCGGCGCCGAGTTCTACGTGATGGAGCGCATCGCGGGCCTCATCCCCCGCGCGCGCATGCCCTCCGGGCTCCAGCTCGAGCCGGCGCAGACGCGCCAGCTGTGCCTCAACGTCATCGACAAGCTCATCGAGCTGCACCGGGTGGACCCGGGGGCGGTGGGGCTCGCGTCGCTGGGCAAGGGCAAGGGCTACCCCCGGCGCCAGATCGAAGGCTGGTCGGACCGCTTCGAGAAGGCCCACACCTGGAACGTGCCGCGCTTCCGGGCCGTGCGCCGCTGGCTGGAGGAGCACACCCCGGAGGACATCGCCACCTGCGTCATCCACAATGACTGGCGCTTCGACAACGTGGTGCTCGACCCCCAGCGCCCCACGGAAGTCATTGGCGTGCTGGACTGGGAGATGGCGACGCTGGGCGACCCGCTGATGGACCTGGGCAGCGCGCTGGCCTACTGGGTCCACGCGGATGACGACCTGGTGCTGCGCACCACGCGCCGCCAGCCCACGCACCTGCCCGGCATGCTCCGGCGCGAGGAGGTGGTGGCCTACTACCTGGAGCGCACGGGGCTCAAGCCCGCCAACTGGACGTTCTACGAGGTGTACGGCCTGTTCCGGCTCGCGGTCATCGTCCAGCAGATCTACTACCGCTACCACCACCGGCAGACGCGCAACCCCGCCTTCAAGCACTTCTGGGTCATCGTCAACTACCTGCACTGGCGCTGCCGGCGCCTCATCAAAAAGTCACGGGCAGCCGCTCCAGACCGTGGATGA